A region from the Polaribacter sp. Hel1_33_78 genome encodes:
- a CDS encoding VF530 family DNA-binding protein, with the protein MSKEQPNNPLHGIKLATMLEQLFLEYGWKELGDILNINAFKNNPTYKSSLKFLRTTPWAREKVEQLYLKTMIK; encoded by the coding sequence ATGAGCAAAGAACAACCCAATAATCCTTTACACGGAATAAAGTTAGCAACCATGTTAGAACAATTGTTTCTAGAATATGGTTGGAAAGAATTAGGAGATATTTTGAATATTAATGCTTTTAAAAATAACCCTACTTATAAATCGAGTCTAAAGTTTTTAAGAACAACCCCTTGGGCAAGAGAAAAAGTAGAGCAGTTATATCTGAAAACAATGATAAAATAA
- a CDS encoding NAD(P)H-binding protein: MSKTAIILGATGLTGGILLKNLIADKTYTKIKIFSRNPIDIQSDKIEEYIIDLFQLNKFEENFAADVLFCCIGTTAAKTKDKESYKTIDYGIPLSAAKMAKKKDIKTFVVISSMGANASSSVFYNRTKGEMERDVLGQNIKNTFILRPSLIGGNRDEVRVGERIVKGIMSLLNPLFLGSLKKYKMISPEKIATCMQKLADSKSHQSIFSSDEIVEIANSRK, translated from the coding sequence ATGAGTAAAACAGCTATAATTTTAGGAGCAACTGGTCTAACGGGAGGTATACTTTTAAAAAACCTAATTGCAGATAAAACGTATACAAAAATTAAAATTTTCTCTAGAAACCCTATAGATATTCAGTCAGATAAAATCGAGGAATATATTATAGACTTATTTCAATTAAATAAGTTTGAAGAAAACTTTGCAGCAGATGTGTTATTTTGTTGTATCGGAACAACAGCTGCTAAAACAAAAGATAAAGAATCATACAAAACTATTGATTATGGAATTCCTCTAAGCGCAGCAAAAATGGCAAAAAAAAAGGATATAAAAACATTTGTAGTAATCTCCTCAATGGGAGCAAATGCATCAAGTTCTGTTTTTTATAATAGAACAAAGGGCGAAATGGAACGTGATGTTTTAGGACAAAACATCAAAAACACTTTCATTTTAAGACCTTCTTTAATTGGAGGTAATCGTGATGAAGTAAGAGTAGGAGAAAGAATTGTCAAAGGAATAATGAGTTTATTAAATCCTTTGTTTTTAGGGAGTTTAAAAAAGTATAAAATGATTTCTCCTGAAAAAATCGCAACTTGTATGCAGAAACTTGCTGATAGCAAATCACATCAATCTATATTTAGTTCTGATGAAATAGTAGAAATAGCGAATTCGAGAAAATAA
- the gcvT gene encoding glycine cleavage system aminomethyltransferase GcvT — MKNIALHTIHKSLGAKMVPFAGYNMPVQYEGVTAEHHTVRESVGVFDVSHMGEFLVSGKNALALLQKVTSNDVSKLEIGDAQYSCFPNEDNGIVDDLICYKIKENQYLLVVNASNIQKDWNWISSYNDEFGAELKDLSEDYSLLAIQGPKAVEAMQSLSSLDLADIHFYKFKIGDFAGVENVIISATGYTGSGGFEIYCKNNEATQIWNKVFEAGAEFGIKPIGLAARDTLRLEMGYCLYGNDIDDTTSPIEAGLGWITKFTKEFVNHEALAKQKELKPEKRLVAFELDERGIPRHGYDIVDGNGNVIGNVTSGTMSPCLGKGIGLGYVPRILSKAGTQIQIQVRKKAIPATVVKLPFYKE, encoded by the coding sequence ATGAAAAATATAGCATTACATACAATTCATAAAAGTCTAGGAGCAAAAATGGTCCCTTTTGCAGGTTATAATATGCCCGTGCAATATGAAGGAGTAACCGCAGAACATCATACAGTTAGAGAGTCTGTGGGTGTTTTTGATGTCAGCCATATGGGTGAATTTTTAGTTAGCGGAAAAAATGCGCTAGCTTTACTGCAGAAAGTTACTTCTAATGATGTTTCTAAACTAGAAATTGGCGATGCTCAATACAGTTGTTTCCCAAATGAAGATAATGGAATTGTAGATGATTTAATTTGTTATAAAATTAAGGAGAATCAATATTTATTAGTTGTAAATGCCTCTAATATCCAAAAAGATTGGAATTGGATTTCTTCATATAATGATGAGTTTGGAGCAGAATTAAAAGATTTGTCTGAAGATTATTCTTTATTAGCAATTCAAGGACCAAAAGCAGTTGAAGCAATGCAATCTTTATCTTCTTTAGATTTAGCTGATATTCATTTTTATAAATTTAAAATAGGAGATTTTGCAGGAGTTGAGAACGTAATTATTTCTGCTACTGGTTATACTGGTTCAGGAGGATTTGAAATTTATTGTAAAAACAATGAAGCAACTCAAATTTGGAACAAAGTTTTTGAAGCTGGGGCAGAATTTGGAATTAAGCCAATTGGTTTGGCTGCAAGAGATACATTGCGCTTAGAAATGGGATATTGCTTGTATGGAAATGATATTGATGATACAACTTCGCCAATTGAAGCTGGTTTAGGTTGGATAACAAAATTTACCAAAGAATTTGTAAACCATGAGGCATTAGCAAAACAAAAAGAGTTAAAACCTGAAAAACGTTTGGTTGCTTTTGAGCTGGATGAAAGAGGTATACCAAGACATGGTTATGATATTGTTGACGGAAATGGAAATGTAATCGGAAACGTTACATCCGGAACTATGAGCCCATGTTTAGGAAAAGGTATTGGATTAGGATATGTGCCTAGAATATTATCCAAAGCTGGAACACAAATTCAGATACAAGTGCGTAAAAAAGCAATACCCGCAACTGTGGTGAAATTACCTTTCTATAAAGAATAA
- a CDS encoding aminopeptidase P N-terminal domain-containing protein produces MNFFKLQIVLVLAFSLNGFSQLPKDFLSKDFHKDRREVLRSKMPLNSVTVLFANPIRNRANDVDYVFHQDPNFYYLTGYREPNAVLILFSENQMDENGSFYNEILYVQKRDKRAEQWNGKRLGIEGAKMELGFKKAMNGEDFIKTTIDFKKFDKVFIEKFNDDYRNLSDTADIFDLVKEFKIKAGYVPKIYLSGVKEYVYNNIAETPIKRSANVIQLINQVEGRYAEIKEDQLIKEYKIAKTDALKKEIKQKITFALESKTNIDIKFLSANLATMREVKTAEELILLTKAVRISAIGQIEVMKAMKPHMSETELQGIHEFVYKKYGAEYEGYPSIVGAGNNGCILHYIENNRTKVGNDLVLMDLGAEYRGFTADVTRTIPANGKFTKAQKQIYDLVYEAQEAGIALYTIGTSMQAPNQAAIKIINNGLFKLGIIKSADEKHPYFPHGTSHHIGLDVHDPGNYGDFEENMVVTMEPGIYIPNGSNCDEKYWGIGIRIEDDILVTKNGPVNLSSEAPRTTKEIEEMMAKKSILDEFVLPNLDE; encoded by the coding sequence ATGAATTTTTTTAAACTTCAAATTGTCCTGGTTTTAGCATTTTCTTTAAACGGATTTTCGCAGTTGCCAAAAGATTTTTTATCAAAAGATTTCCATAAAGATAGACGTGAAGTTTTACGTTCTAAAATGCCTTTAAACTCAGTAACAGTTTTATTTGCAAATCCAATTAGAAACAGAGCTAATGATGTGGATTATGTTTTTCATCAAGATCCAAATTTTTATTATTTAACAGGGTACAGAGAACCAAATGCTGTTTTAATACTTTTTTCCGAAAATCAAATGGATGAAAATGGAAGTTTTTATAATGAGATTTTATACGTTCAAAAAAGAGATAAAAGAGCAGAACAATGGAACGGAAAAAGGTTAGGAATTGAAGGAGCCAAAATGGAACTTGGTTTTAAAAAGGCAATGAATGGTGAAGATTTTATAAAGACAACAATCGATTTTAAAAAGTTTGATAAAGTTTTTATTGAAAAATTTAACGATGATTATAGAAATTTAAGCGATACTGCAGATATTTTTGATTTGGTAAAAGAGTTTAAAATTAAAGCAGGTTATGTTCCAAAAATATATTTATCTGGAGTAAAAGAATATGTGTATAATAATATTGCAGAAACCCCAATAAAAAGGAGTGCGAATGTAATTCAACTTATAAATCAAGTGGAAGGTCGTTATGCTGAAATTAAAGAAGACCAATTAATTAAAGAATATAAAATTGCTAAAACAGATGCATTAAAAAAAGAAATTAAACAAAAAATTACTTTTGCTTTAGAGTCAAAAACAAATATTGATATAAAATTTTTATCAGCAAACTTAGCCACAATGCGCGAAGTAAAAACAGCTGAAGAATTAATATTATTAACCAAGGCAGTAAGAATTTCTGCCATTGGTCAAATAGAGGTAATGAAAGCAATGAAGCCTCATATGTCTGAAACTGAGTTACAAGGAATTCATGAGTTTGTGTATAAAAAATACGGAGCAGAGTATGAGGGGTATCCTTCAATTGTTGGTGCAGGTAATAATGGTTGTATTTTGCATTATATAGAAAACAACAGAACCAAAGTTGGTAATGACTTGGTATTAATGGATTTAGGTGCTGAGTATAGAGGTTTTACAGCAGACGTTACTCGTACAATTCCGGCTAATGGGAAATTTACAAAAGCACAAAAACAGATTTACGACTTAGTTTATGAAGCGCAAGAAGCAGGTATTGCTTTATACACAATCGGTACAAGTATGCAAGCTCCAAATCAAGCAGCAATAAAAATAATAAATAACGGTTTATTTAAACTAGGAATCATAAAATCTGCGGATGAAAAGCACCCTTATTTTCCGCACGGAACTTCACATCATATCGGTTTGGATGTTCATGATCCAGGAAATTATGGAGATTTTGAAGAGAATATGGTGGTAACCATGGAACCTGGAATTTATATTCCGAATGGAAGTAATTGTGATGAAAAATATTGGGGAATAGGAATTAGAATTGAAGATGATATTTTAGTAACTAAAAATGGACCAGTAAATTTATCTAGTGAAGCACCGAGAACAACCAAAGAAATAGAAGAGATGATGGCAAAAAAATCTATTTTAGATGAATTTGTATTACCAAATTTAGATGAATAA